The nucleotide window GCGCTGTCAAACTGATTGTTTAGCGCAAAACGCTTGGCCAGCGAGTCGGCAAATTGAGCCTTTTGGTTTGGTTTGGCTTGTTGGTAACGCTTACGCAAAGAAGCCAAATACTTCATTTCTGATTCCGAAAGCGGAGTTTCCTCGTGCTGCGGCTCATCCGTGTGTGTATCCGAATGCTGTGCGGTATCGGTTGGGGTGCTGCTCTTTCCGGCCATTTGGTCGCGGACTGCCTGCTCTCCTCCAGCTTTTTTTACCACGCCTTTCGGCAAAAAGTAGATGCCTACTACTGCCAAAAGTGCCAATCCTGTGATTATTAATTTTTGCTTTGACATAAGTCAAAAAAGAAAAAAAGGAAGATGCAAAACTTTGATGCCCCAAAGGTAACACATAAGTCTTGCATCTGCCCCGAAATGAAAAACTTATTTTTTAAGTTCAGCTTTAAGTTTCTCGCTTTCTTTGATCATTTTCACGAATTCTTTAGAAGGCTTGAAGCTTGGTACGTAGTGAGCATCAATGGTCATAGCCGTATTTTTAGAAATGTTACGAGCTACTTTAGCGGCTCTGTGCTTGTTGATAAAGCTACCGAAACCTCTTACATAAATATTATCACCTTGTGCCATTGAGTCTTTTACTACTTCAAAGAAGTTCTCGATAGTAGTCTGAACGTCGTTTTTGTCAACGCCTGTCTTTTCGGCGATAGCGGCAATTACTTCTGCTTTTGTCACTTTTATTGTAATTAGATGTTAAACAATTCTATAATCTACTGTTTCCCAAATTTTTGGGAGTGCAAAAATAGCCGCTTTTTTTAATTCCAAAAAAATAAAGCAAAAATAGTTTGTCTTTTTTTTGCAACTCACTGATTATCAGTGTTATATTTTTAAAATATTTTTTGCAAAATATTGAAAATCAGAATTTTATCATTTCGGATGCCCCCAAACGGCATTTCATTACATATTTTTTCCTGATTTTTATCAAAAAAGCCTTGTTTGGGTGTCTTTTTATCACAAAAAATAATAACAATCAATTGAATATCAGTTTTTTATTAAAATAAAATATGCTAAAAATGAGGTTTTTATGGTAGTATTTTAGCAAAAAAATCAAATGATAGGGTATGTTTTGTTATAGATGTTTTTTTGCCAACTCTATCAATATTCTATACTTTTACGTCATCTTCTTTTAACCTCGAAATAATATTAAAAAAATCGATAATAGTCAAAAACTTATCATGTATAAAGATTTGAAAATAATGGCCATTGTGCCTGCGCGTGGCGGTAGCAAAGGTTTACCCAACAAGAATATATTGCCGTTGGCTGGCCACCCGCTTATTGCTTACAGTATTGAGGCTAGCAAACGCTCTAAATACATTGATCGCGTGTTAGTTACGACCGATTCGGAGGCCATCGCCGACGTGTCGCGCCAATACGGAGCAGATGTTCCATTTTTGCGCCCTGCGCATTTGGCCGCCGACCTAAGCACTGACGTAGAGGCATTTACGCACGCTTTGGAATGGTTGCAAGCCAACGAAGGCGAAATTCCTGATCTTATTATACAACTTCGCCCTACGTCGCCGATTCGTTTTGTAGAAGAAATAGACGACTGCATCGCACGCTTGGCTGACACGCCAGCCGCTACCGCATTGCGTGCCGTGACACTTTCTCCTAACACTCCGTACAAAATGTGGCGTTTGGGTGCAAGCGAAAACGACTTTATGACGCCTTTGCTCACGGTGGACGGCATCGCAGAGCCTTACAACGAGCCGCGCCAAAACCTCCCGAAAGTCTATTGGCAAACAGGAACGTTGGATATTTTCCGCCCTTCGGTGTTGCTGGAGCAAAAATCCATGACAGGCCGTCACATTTTGCCTTACGTGATGGACGCGAGTTTGTCCATTGATATAGACGACATCGACAGTTTCCGTCGTGCCGAAAATCTTTTACCTAAAATTAATTGTATCAAATTCGATGCTTAGTCCAGAAAGTCCTTTATTAGTGATTGGCGCAGGTTCTATCGGCGAGCGTCATATCGGCAACCTTCAGGCCAAAGGTTTCCGTAATATATACGTGTTGCGTTCGCGCAATTTGCCGATGCGTAACATTGATGCCAGCACCGTAAAAGTGCTGACCAAATGGAACGAAGTGGAAGCCGTGAAACCTGTGGCCGCATTCATTACGTCCCCGACGGCTTTGCACGTAGAACAAACGCTCGCGTGCGTGCGTGCGGGTATGCACGTGTTGGTAGAAAAACCGCTTTCGCATAACTTGGAAGGTTTGGATGCACTCAAACAAGCCATTAGCGAAAAAGGCGTATATGTTTACATTGCGTATATGTTGCGTTTTCATCCGTTGCTCAAGCGCATGAGGGCATTTGTTGAAGCGGAAACCTATGGCAAATTGCTTTCGTTTACCACGCATTGGGGCGAGTATTTACCCGACTGGCATCCGTGGGAAGATTACCGCGAGTCGTATGCGGCGCGTAAAGAACTCGGAGGCGGTGCAGCACTGACGCTAAGCCACGATTTGGATATGTCTAACTGGTTGGTGGGCAGACCGATAGCCAGTTTTATGAGTTTGGCCAATCGCAAATCGGCTTTGGAAGTGAGCGTGGAAGCTGGGGCAGATTTTTTGATTAAATACGAAAATGACGTAACGGGACACGTACATCTGAATTTCTACGAACAGCCCGCAACGCGTTTTATGCACTTTGTATTTGAAACGGGAACGGTGTATTTCGATTATTACAAAGCAACCCTAACATTCCGTACCAAAACGACAACGGAAGTGGTGAGCCTCAATAATTTTGACCGAAATGCAATGTTTTTAGAGCAAGCAGACGCATTTTTGAGTAAAATCAACAGCTACACGGTAGCCGAGTCGTTGGCGGGTGTGGCCGAGTCTGAGCAGTTGATTAAAATGTGTAATACATTGTAAATAAATTGATTATATTATTTTAAAAGCCTGTATTTTTTCATTGATGCAAAGAATACAGGCTTTTTCTTTTGTAGAATTTTTTAAAACAAAACTTATAGTTATGACCATTGAGCAAGCCCAAGAAACAGTAGATAACTGGATTAAGACAACAGGCGTTCGGTACTTTAATGAACTTACGAACATGGCCATCCTGACGGAAGAAGTTGGGGAAGTGGCGCGTATTATTTCCCGCCAATACGGGGAACAATCCTTTAAGCCCAGCGACAAAGACAAGGTACTCGCCGACGAGTTGGCCGACGTGCTTTTTGTGGTGATTTGCTTGGCCAACCAGACGGGCATTAACCTTACGGAAGCCCTTCAAAATAATTTGGAGAAGAAAACATTGCGTGATGCTGACCGCCATCAGCAAAACGAGAAATTGAGGTAAAAAACGCCTATTTTTTGAGGAAATTTGCGCTTTTGTATGTACTTTTGTCCCTCTTAAATTCAGACAGAAATCAATATGAAATTTATAGTCAATTCGACGGCTTTACTAAAGCAACTTTCGGGCATTAATGGGGTGATTGCTTCTAATCCGATTCTGCCGATTTTGGAAAATTTCCTTTTCGACTTGGACGGGGAAAAACTTTCGGTTACCGCGTCGGATTTGCAAACAACCATCGTAACAGAACTTACGGTGGACAGTGCCGACAGTGGCAAAGTGGCTGTTCCTGCTCGCATTTTGCTTGATACGCTTCGCAATTTGCCTGAGCAACCTGTTACATTCCTCATAGACACAGACACTTACAGCATTGAGCTTATTTCGGAAAATGGCCATTACAAACTCTCTGGCGAAAATGCCATAGATTTCCCAGCTACGCCAAGTGTAAACAACGGGACAGCCATCGAAGCTCCAGCCGACGTGATTCAGAAAGCCGTAGTAAGCACACTTTTCGCCACTGGTACGGACGATTTGCGCCCAGCCATGACGGGGGTTTTCTTCCAATTGGGTACAGAAAATTGTACGTTTGTTTCCACCGACGGCCACCGTTTGGTACGCTACCGCCGCACGGACATTCAGTCTTCTACGGAAGCGAATTTGATTGTGCCGCGCAAAGCCCTGAATCTGCTTAAATCGGTGTTGCCTTCTGATAACACAACACTTACGATTTCATTCAATAGTTCAAACGCGTTTTTCAGCTTCGGACATATCCGCATGATTTGCCGTTTGATTGATGAACGTTTCCCTGACTACGCCAACGCCATTCCACTCAACAACCCAAACCAATTGGTCATTGAGCGTTTGGAATTGCTAAGTTCTTTGAAACGTATTTCGATTTATGCCAATAAAACAACGCATCAAATCCGCCTGAAACTTTCGCCGCAAGGTTTGCAGATTTCGGCAGAAGATTTGGATTTCTCGAACGAGGCTTCCGAAACGCTCCAATGCGAATATGAAGGCGAAAGCATGGAAATTGGCTTTAATGCTAAATTTTTGATGGAAATGCTCAATAATTTGGATTCAAATTTGATTTCCCTTGAGCTTTCGGCCCCAAATCGCGCGGGATTGATTATTCCTAAAAAACAAGATGCAAACGAAGATACACTCATGTTGGTAATGCCTGTAATGCTTAATCAATATGTGTAATTTCGATTTTTTGAAATAAAATATTTCCAAAGCCCGCCGTTCCGATTTGCCGAACGACGGGCTTTATTTTACACTAACCCAACCCCTGAATCTGATGAAACATAAAGTAACCACCCGCTACAAAAAACTACTGGCCGACACGTTTACGCCCGTGAGCATTTACCTCAAGTTACGCGACCGTTTCGTCAATACCATTTTGCTGGAAAGTTCTGATTATCATGGCGTAGAAGATAGCTTTTCGTATATTTGCTGCTCGCCAATGGCTAAGTTTGAACTCCAAGCCGACGGCGGACTTTCGCAACATTTCCCCGACGGAACAAGCCTGCATTCGCAGCCTACGCGCGAGAATCTGCTCCAAAATTTGCAGGATTTTATCGGTAGTTTTGAGGTAGAAAAAACGCCTTTCCAGTTCATTTCCAACGGCCTTTTCGGGCATATTGCTTACGATGCCGTGCAGTATTTTGAGGATATTGATTTTGATAAGAAAAAATTGAACCTCGAAATCCCGCTAATTACTTACCAAGCCTTTAGGTTTGTGATTGCGGTGCATCATTTCAAAAATGAATTATACATTTTCGAACATACCGCCGAAGCAGCACAAACGCCTGAAGGTGAAGATATTGCCTTTGTTGAATCATTGATTCAGAACAAAAGTTTTGCGGCGTATCAGTTTGCACCCAAAGGCGAAGAACAGACAAATTTTACGGATGCCGAATTTATGGACGTGTTGGCCGCAGGCCAGAAACATTGCTTTAGAGGAGATGTGTTCCAGATTGTGATGGCACGCCGTTTCTGGCAGCAATTCAGCGGCGACGAGTTTAATGTATATCGCGCGTTGCGTTCTATCAATCCTTCGCCCTATTTGTTTTATTTTGATTATGGAAATTTCAAAATCTTTGGTTCTTCTCCTGAATCACAGATAGTTATAAAAAATGGCGTGGCTGGCATTTATCCAATCGCGGGTACTTTCAGACGCACAGGCAACGACCTTGCCGACAGCGAATTGGCGCAAAAGTTGCTCAACGACCCCAAAGAAAGTGCAGAACACGTGATGTTGGTGGATTTGGCGCGTAACGATTTGAGCCGCAACAGCGAAACCGTACAAGTGGAATCGTTCAAAGAAGTACAATATTATTCGCACGTCATCCATTTGGTGTCGAAGGTGACGGGCAAACTTCGCCCAGACACTACGTCGTTGCGCATGGTGGCCGATACGTTTCCTGCGGGTACGCTGTCGGGTGCGCCTAAGCACAATGCCATGCAACTCATTGACCAATACGAAAATACCAACCGTTCGTATTATGGCGGCTGCATCGGTTACATTGGTTTTGATGGTGCGTTCAATCACGCCATTATGATACGTTCGTTTTTGAGTAGTGCCAACACGTTGTATTATCAGGCGGGCGCGGGCGTGGTGGCCAAGTCCGATTTGCCAAGCGAACTACAAGAAGTACACAACAAATTGATGGCTTTGCGCGAGGCGATTCGCTTAGCTGCAACGCTCTAATATTCAGGATTTTATTTTGCCCAAAGTTACTGCTTGCGGGTAGTGGCTTTGGGTTTTGTTTTTGATAAAAATAGTATGTCGGTAAAACCCAAAAAACATCTTGGTCAGCACTTCCTGACCGATACGAACATTGCCCTGCAAATTGTGGAGCTTTTGAGCCTGCACGGAGATTATAAAAATGTGTTGGAAATAGGGCCGGGCATGGGCGTTCTGACCAATTTTTTGATTCAAAATACTACTTACCAAACGTGGCTGATTGACATAGACCGCGAGTCTATCGCGTACCTGAACAAGCATTTTCCGACGCTTAAAGGCCGCATTATTGAAGGCGATTTCTTGCGTTTTGATGTAAACAAAGAAGTGGGCAAAGGCGAACCTGTGGCCATTATCGGCAATTTTCCGTACAATATTTCTTCACAGATTTTCTTTAGCATTCTGGAAATGCGCCAATACATTCCCGAAGTGGTTTGTATGCTTCAGAAGGAAGTGGCTGAACGTTTGGCCTCGCCTCCCGGCAACAGAGACTACGGCATTTTGAGTGTGTTTTTGCAGGCGTATTATGATATTGAATACTGTTTTACGGTGCAAGAACACGTTTTTGACCCGCCACCGCGCGTAAAATCGGGCGTGATTCGTCTCAAACGCAATGCCCGCCAACAACTTGACTGCGACGAAAAATTATTTGTCCAAGTGGTGAAACAAGGCTTTAACAACCGCCGCAAAACCTTGCGCAATGCACTCAAGCCCTTGGGTTTGCCCGAAAGTTTTAATACAGAGCCGTTGCTCGACCGCCGCGCCGAACAACTCAGCGTAGCAGATTTTATGGGGCTTACCAATCGCATTCAAGCCGCCAAAGGATAATTTTATTGGATAAACAGAATAAATATGACAACTATCACCAACCTCAATTGGCAGCCTGTGCATTTGGAAAATGAGCTTGTAAGGCTTGTTCCGCTGCAATCTGGGCATTTTGAAGCGTTATTTGCGGTAGCTTCCGACCCGCTAATTTGGGAGCAACACCCCGCCTCGAACCGCTACCAAAGAGAAGTGTTCGAAGATTTTTTTGCAAAAGCAATTGAAGAAGGAAAGGCTTTTTTGATTGTGGAAAAAGCTACAAATCAAGTGGTTGGCTCTTCGCGTTATTACGAATACGACCCAGCCGAAAAAAGTATTTGCATTGGTTATACGTTTTTGGGGCGTGCGTATTGGGGCGGAAATTTTAATAAATCCATCAAAAAACTCATGATTGATTATGCGTTTGAGTTGGTGGAAAAAGTAGTGTTTCATATTGGCGCAGACAACAAGCGTTCGCAAATCGCGACCATGCGCATCGGGGCAAAGAAAACCAAAGAAATGGAAATGGTTTTGACGGGAAAACCCGTGCTTCATGTGGAATTGGTGATTGAGAAAAAAGATTGGCAGGCATAAAAACAGAAACGCCAAAGTTGCTATAAGTCAGCTACTTTGGCGTTTTTGCAAATATAAGAAAGTAAAAGTCTGGTTATGCGGCTGCATAAGCTACACTTACGTTAAGGTGTTGGCGTACACACGAAACGGCATCTCCTACGGTTTGGATAGATTGTACTTCTCTGTCGTCGAGATTGATGTCAAACTCTGTTTCCAAGTACAACATCATTTCCATTTGTTCCATGATGTTGAGACCCAATTCATTTAATCTTTTATTTTTTTTGATAGCAGTGCTTGGAATCAAAAAATGTTTTTTAAAAATACGTTCGATGCGAGTTTGAACTGAACTTTTCATAACAACCTCCTTTTTTTAGTGCTTAACGGCTTATTTGTGTAAATTTTTTGATATTTAAACAAAACGAAATTGGCACTTTATATCATTTATACCTTTTCCGTTGGGAATACTTTTGTTTGGTTGGGTGGGCTTTTGCCTTATTCCAACGATACAAAGGTATAGCGGGGTTGGTGCTTGTCCTAACCAAAAAAAATGAACCGCTTGTTTCGTTTACTGAACGGTATAAAATCTGGTACGAACTGATTTGGGGTTGTTTTGAAGTTATGATTTGGCGGCCTGAACCGTCGTTTTTTGGGGCTGAATTTGGGGCGAAAGTATTACTGAAAATCTATGAAATTTTGGGGGTTGATGGGATTGCCATTGTACCAAACTTCCAAGTGCAAATGTGAGCCAGTGGTAAGGGTTTCGCCAGAGTTGCCTACCAGCGCGATAAGTTCGCCAGCACGCACGGCATCGCCTACTTTTCGGGTAATAGAGGCATTGTGTTTGTAGATGGAAATCAGGTTGTTACGGTGCTGAATAGCGATTACGTTGCCTGTGTCTTGTGTCCAAGAAGCCACAATAACCGTACCGTCGGCGATGGCTTTTACGGGTGTGTTTTTGTCTGTTACGATGTCTGCGCCATAGTGGGCAATTTTGGTATCAAAGCCCGAGGAAACAAATCCGTTTACGGGTTTGAAGAAAAACATTCCGCCCAGTGCGTCGCTGTTGTTGCCAGTGGGCAAACCTTGCACATCGGCATTTTGTTCAAATTCCAAACGAAGTGCCTCTTCCACTGCCGAAATAGAATCCAGATTGGCGTGCGATTGGGCGGTAGGAGTAGGGGTTTTCTTTTCTTCGGCTGCCGAAAGTTTGCCCGAATTGCCTGCTATATCCCTGAAATTTTGAATGAGCGCATCGCGGCCTTGTAGTTCGGTTTCCAGCGAATCGAGCCGAGAGGCCAATAGCACTAACTTCTTCCGATTGACGGTTTCTTGGCTGCCCGCGTCGGTAAAAGCATTGCTCCAGCGGTTGCCCAACCAGAAACTCAGGGCAGATAAAATTATTACAACACTAACCACAAAAACGATTACTTTTGCATAGTTTAGACGTAAGGTTGTCTTCTCGGCGAAAGTTTCCTCGCTGCGTAATATGAGCGTGTAATGGTTCGTTAGCCAATTATATATAGTTGTTCTCCGACGTTTCACGATAGCCAAATTAAAAAGTCTGTTACTGGAATGAGCCACAAAAGTAATGATTCTTTCATTGCCCAAAGGCCATAAAATCCAAAAAATGGCGGCGGTGGCAGTGGCTACAATGTTAGTTTCAAAATAAAAACAGGCGTTTGACCTCAAATATAGTCTTATTGTTGTGCAAAAAATGATCAATAACCGATTCTCAAAAGATTCTTTGGTAATCAGAAAAATATTCGTGCTTGCTTTTTTGGGGCTTGTGGCGTGTTCGAGCGAAAAAAATACGCCTACCAGTCGCGCTTATCATAACGTACTGGCCAAATATAATGGCTATTTCTTGGCACGCGAAAAAACCAAAGAAGTAGAAAACAACATCGTCAAGGCACACAAAGAAAACTATAATAGGATTCTTGAAATTTATCAGCCCATCAGCGCAGCCACCGAAACGAGCATTAAACCGCTTACCGAAGAAATCGTAAAGAAGGCCTCTATTCCCGTACAACGTCACAAATATAGCAAGTGGGTGGACGATAGTTATTTGCTCATCGGAAGAGCGCGTTATTACCAAGCCGACTGGGAAAATGCCACGACCACGTATCGTTATGTTTACGGCAAAGCCAAAGGCAAGGACGAAAAATCTTCTGCTCTTATTTGGTTGTTGCGTACTTATGTGAGTGCAGGCGAACCCAAAATGGCCAGCATTGCACGCAGTGTTTTGGAAAAAGAAGCCCCCACTTTTAGTAAGGCCAACACGCGCGATTATCACCTGACAATGGCGTTCTATCATTACAAGTTGCGCGAATATAAGGAAGTGGCCGAAAATCTCGATAAGGCTTTACCACTGATGCGTCGCGGTGAAGCACGTGCCCGTTTGTACTATGCACTTGGGCAGATTCGCCAAAAACAACACGCGGATTCGGCTGCTTATAAGTCGTTTAGAGCGGTTTTGAAAAATAATCCGTCTTACGAACTTTCGTTTTATACCAAACTGAATTTGGCGCAAGTAACATCTGTTTCGGACGAAAAAGGCAAAAAACGCATTCGGAAGTATTTCAAAAAAATGCTCAAAGACGAAAAAAATGAAGAGTACCGCGACCGCGTGTATTACGAAATGGCTTCTTTTGAACTAAAACAAGGGAATGTACCCAAAGCGATTGAGTATTACCAAACTTCTTTGCGTCAAAAAACAACCAATCCGAACCAAAAAGCTTATTCTTATTTGCGTTTGGGAGAAATTTTTTACGACAAATTGCACCGCTATCCGCAAGCCAAAGAATATTATGATAGCACGATTACCGCACCATTAGACACCAACGAAGAAAATTACGCGGCCATTCTCAAACGCCAAAAAGTGTTGGGCGATTTTGTGCGCGAATACACCATCGTACAGCGCGAAGACAGCTTGCAACGTTTGGCCGCCATGGATACGGCAACGCTTTACGCCACTATT belongs to Flexibacter flexilis DSM 6793 and includes:
- a CDS encoding nucleotide pyrophosphohydrolase, whose translation is MTIEQAQETVDNWIKTTGVRYFNELTNMAILTEEVGEVARIISRQYGEQSFKPSDKDKVLADELADVLFVVICLANQTGINLTEALQNNLEKKTLRDADRHQQNEKLR
- a CDS encoding anthranilate synthase component I family protein; the encoded protein is MMKHKVTTRYKKLLADTFTPVSIYLKLRDRFVNTILLESSDYHGVEDSFSYICCSPMAKFELQADGGLSQHFPDGTSLHSQPTRENLLQNLQDFIGSFEVEKTPFQFISNGLFGHIAYDAVQYFEDIDFDKKKLNLEIPLITYQAFRFVIAVHHFKNELYIFEHTAEAAQTPEGEDIAFVESLIQNKSFAAYQFAPKGEEQTNFTDAEFMDVLAAGQKHCFRGDVFQIVMARRFWQQFSGDEFNVYRALRSINPSPYLFYFDYGNFKIFGSSPESQIVIKNGVAGIYPIAGTFRRTGNDLADSELAQKLLNDPKESAEHVMLVDLARNDLSRNSETVQVESFKEVQYYSHVIHLVSKVTGKLRPDTTSLRMVADTFPAGTLSGAPKHNAMQLIDQYENTNRSYYGGCIGYIGFDGAFNHAIMIRSFLSSANTLYYQAGAGVVAKSDLPSELQEVHNKLMALREAIRLAATL
- a CDS encoding HU family DNA-binding protein, which produces MTKAEVIAAIAEKTGVDKNDVQTTIENFFEVVKDSMAQGDNIYVRGFGSFINKHRAAKVARNISKNTAMTIDAHYVPSFKPSKEFVKMIKESEKLKAELKK
- the rsmA gene encoding 16S rRNA (adenine(1518)-N(6)/adenine(1519)-N(6))-dimethyltransferase RsmA; amino-acid sequence: MSVKPKKHLGQHFLTDTNIALQIVELLSLHGDYKNVLEIGPGMGVLTNFLIQNTTYQTWLIDIDRESIAYLNKHFPTLKGRIIEGDFLRFDVNKEVGKGEPVAIIGNFPYNISSQIFFSILEMRQYIPEVVCMLQKEVAERLASPPGNRDYGILSVFLQAYYDIEYCFTVQEHVFDPPPRVKSGVIRLKRNARQQLDCDEKLFVQVVKQGFNNRRKTLRNALKPLGLPESFNTEPLLDRRAEQLSVADFMGLTNRIQAAKG
- a CDS encoding M23 family metallopeptidase, which gives rise to MRSNACFYFETNIVATATAAIFWILWPLGNERIITFVAHSSNRLFNLAIVKRRRTTIYNWLTNHYTLILRSEETFAEKTTLRLNYAKVIVFVVSVVIILSALSFWLGNRWSNAFTDAGSQETVNRKKLVLLASRLDSLETELQGRDALIQNFRDIAGNSGKLSAAEEKKTPTPTAQSHANLDSISAVEEALRLEFEQNADVQGLPTGNNSDALGGMFFFKPVNGFVSSGFDTKIAHYGADIVTDKNTPVKAIADGTVIVASWTQDTGNVIAIQHRNNLISIYKHNASITRKVGDAVRAGELIALVGNSGETLTTGSHLHLEVWYNGNPINPQNFIDFQ
- a CDS encoding Gfo/Idh/MocA family protein, with product MLSPESPLLVIGAGSIGERHIGNLQAKGFRNIYVLRSRNLPMRNIDASTVKVLTKWNEVEAVKPVAAFITSPTALHVEQTLACVRAGMHVLVEKPLSHNLEGLDALKQAISEKGVYVYIAYMLRFHPLLKRMRAFVEAETYGKLLSFTTHWGEYLPDWHPWEDYRESYAARKELGGGAALTLSHDLDMSNWLVGRPIASFMSLANRKSALEVSVEAGADFLIKYENDVTGHVHLNFYEQPATRFMHFVFETGTVYFDYYKATLTFRTKTTTEVVSLNNFDRNAMFLEQADAFLSKINSYTVAESLAGVAESEQLIKMCNTL
- a CDS encoding acylneuraminate cytidylyltransferase family protein, whose product is MYKDLKIMAIVPARGGSKGLPNKNILPLAGHPLIAYSIEASKRSKYIDRVLVTTDSEAIADVSRQYGADVPFLRPAHLAADLSTDVEAFTHALEWLQANEGEIPDLIIQLRPTSPIRFVEEIDDCIARLADTPAATALRAVTLSPNTPYKMWRLGASENDFMTPLLTVDGIAEPYNEPRQNLPKVYWQTGTLDIFRPSVLLEQKSMTGRHILPYVMDASLSIDIDDIDSFRRAENLLPKINCIKFDA
- a CDS encoding acyl carrier protein, with product MKSSVQTRIERIFKKHFLIPSTAIKKNKRLNELGLNIMEQMEMMLYLETEFDINLDDREVQSIQTVGDAVSCVRQHLNVSVAYAAA
- the dnaN gene encoding DNA polymerase III subunit beta produces the protein MKFIVNSTALLKQLSGINGVIASNPILPILENFLFDLDGEKLSVTASDLQTTIVTELTVDSADSGKVAVPARILLDTLRNLPEQPVTFLIDTDTYSIELISENGHYKLSGENAIDFPATPSVNNGTAIEAPADVIQKAVVSTLFATGTDDLRPAMTGVFFQLGTENCTFVSTDGHRLVRYRRTDIQSSTEANLIVPRKALNLLKSVLPSDNTTLTISFNSSNAFFSFGHIRMICRLIDERFPDYANAIPLNNPNQLVIERLELLSSLKRISIYANKTTHQIRLKLSPQGLQISAEDLDFSNEASETLQCEYEGESMEIGFNAKFLMEMLNNLDSNLISLELSAPNRAGLIIPKKQDANEDTLMLVMPVMLNQYV
- a CDS encoding GNAT family N-acetyltransferase translates to MTTITNLNWQPVHLENELVRLVPLQSGHFEALFAVASDPLIWEQHPASNRYQREVFEDFFAKAIEEGKAFLIVEKATNQVVGSSRYYEYDPAEKSICIGYTFLGRAYWGGNFNKSIKKLMIDYAFELVEKVVFHIGADNKRSQIATMRIGAKKTKEMEMVLTGKPVLHVELVIEKKDWQA